Part of the Labrenzia sp. PHM005 genome is shown below.
TCTGCACACCATCAGGCCGCCATGGCCTTAGGGGGTCTTTATGGCGGATGGTTTCCGGCTCCGGATTGCCTTTTTCAGCATTGTTGTCGGCATAATTGTTCTTGCCCTGAAGTTCGGCGCCTATTGGCTGACCGGGTCGGTTGCGCTCTATTCCGACGCTCTTGAAACCATCGTCAACATAGCGTCTTCGGTCGCGGCCCTTGCAGCCATCTGGTTTGCCTCAAAACCTGCAGACAGCAACCATCCTTATGGCCACGACAAGGCAGAGTATTTTGCCGCCGTTTTGGTGGGGGTGATGATTGTTCTGGCCGCGCTTTCGATTTTCCGAGCCGCTTGGCTGGGGTTTGTTCAAGGCGACAGCCCCGATTTTTCCTTGCCCGGCATCGGCATGAACGTTCTGGCCGCTGCCATCAATGGCTTGTGGGCCGCCTATCTTGTCCGATTTGGCCGCAAGGCTCGCTCACCAGCACTTGTTGCTGATGGCAAACACCTCTTCACCGATGTCATCAGTTCGCTGGGTGTGCTGGTTGGTGTCGTTCTGGTTCTCTTGACCGGCTGGAATGTCCTCGACTCGGTGCTCGCGGTTTTGGTTGGCTTGACTGTGTTGTGGTCCGGCTGGGGCTTGGTCAAGGAATCGGTCGGTGGATTGATGGATGAAGCCGCGTCTGCCGATGTTCTTGATAAAATCCGCGCTCAGATCTCGGAGCAGGGCGAAGGCGCGCTGGAAGCGCATGACCTTCGAACCCGCATTGCCGGACGAACGACTTTCATCGATTTTCATCTTGTCGTGCCGGGAACGATGACGGTTGAGTCGGCCCATTCCATTTGTGATCGGATCGAAGAAGCGATCAGCGAAGATGTGCCTGGCGCCCGTATCACCATTCATGTGGAGCCGGAGCACAAAGCCAAACATTCCGGCATTGTTGTGCTTTAGAGCATGTTGGACCAAATTGCTTTCAATTGAACCGCGAATAGGTCTAGGTTCGGCGCTTCGGAAAATTTGGATGTCCCATTGATGCTTTCCTGGCAGCGTTTGCGCGCTCAATTCGTTGATCATTTTGTTCTGATGAGTGGCGCGCTTTTCATGAGCCTGCCCGTCTATGCGCTTTTTGCTGCAACGACACATGCGCCAGGAACGCGGGTGATGCCACGTCTGGACCTTGGAACGCATGTTTTGGACAACTACGGCGCATTTTTAACCGCGAGCTCCGGATTTTCAGGCGATATCACAGCCATTGGCATGTTGTGGAATTCCTTTGTGTTCGGGGCCGGTTTTGCCGCCTTGAAAACACTTGTTTCGCTTCTAGCGGCCTTTGCGCTTTTGTATTTTCGTGTCCGGTTTGCGTCCGTCATTTTCTGGCTGTTGTTGTTGACTTTGATGCTGCCATTGGAATCCCGCTTTCTGGCCACTTATTCCGTAGCAGCGGAGCTTGGTCTGGTGAATACGCGTGCGGGCCTGATCCTGCCGTTGGCAGCCTCTGGTCTCGGAACGTTGTTCTTCCGCCAGTTTTTGATGACTGTGCCGGATACGCTTCAAGAATCGGCCCGGATGGACGGTGCAGGTCCCTTGAAATTCCTGGCTGATATTCTCCTGCCCCTCTGTCTGCCGACAGCATCTGCCCTATTTCTGGTTTTGTTCGTGACTGGATGGAACCAATATCTGTGGCCCGTCATGATCACCTCCGAAGAGGCGTCTTATACTGTCGTGCGGGGCATGCAGTTCTTCGGCAGCACAAGCCTTTATGGCGTGACGTTGGCGGTTGTTGCGGTTCTGCCGCCGGCTGCTCTTGTCATCTTGTTTCAAAGACAAGTGGTTAAAGGTCTCTTTGACGGCTCACACTGACAAAATGGAAACCCATGACATTTGAGGCAATTCTGTTCGACTGCGACGGCGTTCTGGTCGATTCTGAAAAAATCTATGTTGAGGTGGAACGGGAACATCTCGCGCGTATCGGCCTGAGCTACAGTCTCGATGAGTATATGGGCCGGTTTCAAGGATTGGCTGGAGCCGATTTCTTCGCAACTTTGGACGCCGACCACCGGGCGCTTGGCAAGGGCCCCCTGCCGGAGACGTTTGGTCCTGAGCTGGACGCGGCAACCATGGAACGGATCGACAGGGAACTGGACGAAATTGCGGGTATCAAATCCCTGCTTGATGCCCACAACGGTCCGCGCGCAGTGGCGTCTTCGTCACGCCTTCAGCGGCTGATCCACAAATTGAAGCACACAGGGCTCCATGACTATTTTACGCCGCATATCTATTCCGGCGAGCAGGTCGCCAATGGCAAACCCGCGCCGGATCTGTTTCTGTTTGCGGCCAGCAAACTGGCTGTTACCCCAGAACGGTGCCTGGTGATTGAAGACAGTGCCAATGGCATTAAGGCAGGCCTGGCTGCGGGCATGACGGTATGGGGGTTTGTCGGGGGAGGCCATTCCCACGATGGCCATGCCGACAGTCTGCATCAAGCCGGAGCTCACCGTGTCGTCGACAGCCACGATAGCCTTTCCACGCTTTTGGCGGCCTAAAAAGAGGCGCCTGTTTTAGGCGCTCTCGTCCCGTGCCTGATTGCGCAGAATGCGGCGGATAATCTTGCCGGTGGTAGTCATCGGCAGGGCATCGACAAACGCGATCTCACGAGGATATTCGTGGGCGGACAAGCGCTGACGCACAAAGGTGCGGATGTTGTCTTCAAGTTCGGCGTCTGCCGTTTCTTCTGGTTTCAGAACCACATAGGCCTTGACGATTTCAGTGCGCAGCGGATCCGGTTTGCCGACCACAGCTGCCAAAGCGACAGCGGGATGTTTGATCAGGCAATC
Proteins encoded:
- a CDS encoding cation diffusion facilitator family transporter — its product is MADGFRLRIAFFSIVVGIIVLALKFGAYWLTGSVALYSDALETIVNIASSVAALAAIWFASKPADSNHPYGHDKAEYFAAVLVGVMIVLAALSIFRAAWLGFVQGDSPDFSLPGIGMNVLAAAINGLWAAYLVRFGRKARSPALVADGKHLFTDVISSLGVLVGVVLVLLTGWNVLDSVLAVLVGLTVLWSGWGLVKESVGGLMDEAASADVLDKIRAQISEQGEGALEAHDLRTRIAGRTTFIDFHLVVPGTMTVESAHSICDRIEEAISEDVPGARITIHVEPEHKAKHSGIVVL
- a CDS encoding ABC transporter permease subunit translates to MLSWQRLRAQFVDHFVLMSGALFMSLPVYALFAATTHAPGTRVMPRLDLGTHVLDNYGAFLTASSGFSGDITAIGMLWNSFVFGAGFAALKTLVSLLAAFALLYFRVRFASVIFWLLLLTLMLPLESRFLATYSVAAELGLVNTRAGLILPLAASGLGTLFFRQFLMTVPDTLQESARMDGAGPLKFLADILLPLCLPTASALFLVLFVTGWNQYLWPVMITSEEASYTVVRGMQFFGSTSLYGVTLAVVAVLPPAALVILFQRQVVKGLFDGSH
- a CDS encoding HAD family phosphatase produces the protein MTFEAILFDCDGVLVDSEKIYVEVEREHLARIGLSYSLDEYMGRFQGLAGADFFATLDADHRALGKGPLPETFGPELDAATMERIDRELDEIAGIKSLLDAHNGPRAVASSSRLQRLIHKLKHTGLHDYFTPHIYSGEQVANGKPAPDLFLFAASKLAVTPERCLVIEDSANGIKAGLAAGMTVWGFVGGGHSHDGHADSLHQAGAHRVVDSHDSLSTLLAA